Proteins encoded in a region of the Planococcus citri chromosome 1, ihPlaCitr1.1, whole genome shotgun sequence genome:
- the LOC135832238 gene encoding glucose dehydrogenase [FAD, quinone]-like, whose translation MVQSEFAPKDVSDGCHLNANMSSCSTESMMFIQLLMYLFGFSNEKDNIKFKSGFSPLHSELHTIANQIKNLPQFSPSSEDDSDFQPTVERKKKNQAPYRRPPQRHRPHHHNRHKPQTDYDEEEEPEKASEQPSDSDYEAGDEKEEDVEEPYTNEESHTDDEPHAHQEHHTHESEEVTHPPEMDEEIAELLANTEHEHDFEHIEDYIDDYFDSTHQVHRVLPNFFPSASPPDLRRNSTAAATATATAAPKVKREIPLAFQTVSNPRPTGHFLNGYEHMFDENVMSVFDHEPSAGTVYDFKTPHRLFPTRPQPPYPFEMPPFHKKNQPHGGEQEKDNTYDFIVVGAGSAGCVMANRLSEIKDWTVLLLEAGIEEPFFADVPALAPLLQGSTIDWGYMTQPEKHSCKSRPNGRCAWARGKVMGGSSTINYMIYQRGNMMDYNEWKDMGNEGWGYDDVLKYFIKSEDNEDKEIYAKNPEYHGKGGYQTVEWFPYVDKTVPHLIAAWREKGLDEVDVNAETQIGVMHLQSTGRHGERLSTNGAYIRPIRKKRKNLRILTEAHVTRVLLKADKDHKQHAYGVEYFYKNKLRTALARNEVILSAGAINSPKILMLSGIGPKNHLKKMNIIVKKHLKGVGRNLQDHTTTDGIVIAMNKTITDSNYQGKVNDAYEYKEHRKGPLSAPGPIQCGVFLQTKYEHSLDVPDIQYAFDASSVHDWLMDPANMSAMSMQPLSYYDAINVRTILLSPESRGFILLNKTDPVWGPPLIYPRTFSSGWDLKIIVAGMQIGASIAQTKSMREIGASLVNEPVEPCRHHKFGSDKYWACVAIHYTTTIFHPVGTCKMGTKYDDMAVVDARLRVYGVSRLRVVDASIMPKIVRGNTNAPVIMIAEKASDMIKEDWGMST comes from the exons ATGGTGCAGAGCGAATTCGCACCCAAAGATGTTTCCGATGGTTGTCACCTCAACGCCAACATGAGCAGTTGCTCTACCGAGTCCATGATGTTCATACAACTACTAATGTATTTATTCGGTTTCTCGAATGAAAAAGACAACATAAAGTTCAAATCGGGGTTCTCGCCTTTGCATTCGGAACTGCACACCATCGcaaaccaaataaaaaatttgccgCAATTTTCACCCAGCAGCGAAGACGATAGCGATTTCCAACCGACCGTGGAacgtaaaaagaaaaatcaagccCCTTATCGTCGACCACCTCAACGCCATAGACCTCATCATCATAATCGTCACAAACCTCAAACCGATTACGACGAAGAAGAGGAACCTGAAAAAGCATCCGAACAACCTTCCGATTCGGACTACGAGGCCGGAGATGAAAAAGAGGAAGATGTTGAAGAGCCTTACACCAACGAGGAGTCTCATACGGATGATGAACCTCATGCGCATCAAGAACATCATACGCACGAAAGCGAAGAAGTAACTCATCCTCCCGAAATGGACGAAGAAATAGCCGAATTACTCGCCAATACCGAACACGAGCACGATTTCGAGCATATCGAAGATTACATCGACGATTACTTCGATAGCACGCACCAGGTGCACAGGGTTTTGCCGAATTTCTTCCCCAGCGCATCTCCGCCAGATTTAAGACGAAATTCTACAGCCGCAGCCACAGCCACAGCCACAGCCGCACCCAAAGTCAAACGGGAAATTCCACTGGCATTTCAAACCGTTTCCAATCCGAGACCAACGGGCCATTTTCTAAACGGATACGAGCATATGTTCGATGAAAATGTAATGTCTGTATTCGACCACGAACCATCGGCTGGAACCGTGTATGACTTTAAAACTCCTCATAGACTTTTTCCAACCAGACCACAACCTCCCTACCCTTTCGAAATGCCGCCTTTCCACAAGAAAAATCAACCTCATGGTGGCGAGCAAGAAAAAGACAACACGTACGATTTCATCGTCGTAGGAGCTGGATCAGCTGGCTGTGTGATGGCGAATCGATTATCCGAAATCAAAGACTGGACG GTTCTATTACTGGAAGCTGGAATCGAGGAGCCTTTTTTCGCTGATGTACCAGCTTTGGCTCCTTTGCTGCAAGGAAGCACGATAGATTGGGGTTACATGACACAGCCGGAAAAACACAGCTGTAAGTCGAGACCAAATGGTAGATGCGCTTGGGCCAGAGGTAAAGTCATGGGTGGATCATCGACGATCAATTATATGATATATCAACGAGGCAACATGATGGATTATAACGAATGGAAAGACATGGGAAACGAGG GCTGGGGATACGACGACGTACTCAAGTATTTCATCAAATCAGAGGATAACGAAGATAAAGAAATTTACGCCAAAAATCCCGAATACCACGGCAAAGGCGGCTACCAAACTGTAGAATGGTTTCCTTACGTTGATAAAACCGTTCCTCATCTTATCGCAGCCTGGCGAGAAAAAGGCTTAGACGAGGTAGACGTCAATGCTGAAACTCAAATAGGCGTAATGCATTTACAAAGTACAGGCAGACATGGAGAACGTCTCAGTACAAATGGAGCGTACATCAGACCCAtcagaaaaaaacgaaaaaatctcagaattctGACAGAAGCTCACGTCACCAGAGTGCTTCTAAAAGCAGATAAAGATCACAAACAACACGCTTACggagttgaatatttttataaaaataaactcaGAACGGCTTTAGCTAGAAACGAAGTGATATTATCAGCAGGTGCCATAAATTCTCCCAAGATTCTCATGCTTTCTGGCATAGGTCCCAAAAATCATCTTAAAAAGATGAatataattgtgaaaaaacatttaaaaggG GTTGGTCGAAATTTACAAGATCACACTACTACTGATGGTATAGTCATCGCTATGAATAAAACCATCACCGATTCAAATTACCAAGGCAAGGTGAACGATGCTTATGAATACAAAGAACACAGAAAAGGTCCGTTATCAGCGCCTGGTCCCATACAGTGCGGTGTGTTTCTGCAAACTAA ATACGAACACTCGTTAGATGTACCTGATATTCAATACGCATTTGACGCTTCAAGTGTGCACGACTGGCTTATGGATCCTGCAAATATGTCAGCCATGTCAATGCAGCCACTTTCTTATTACGATGCCATAAATGTACGAACGATCCTTCTTTCTCCAGAAAGCAGAGGATTCATTTTACTAAATAAGACAGACCCTGTTTGGGGTCCACCATTAATTTACCCACGTACTTTCAGTAGTGGGTGGGATCTAAAAATTATCGTAgcag GGATGCAAATTGGAGCAAGCATCGCTCAAACTAAATCAATGCGAGAAATCGGAGCATCCCTAGTGAACGAACCAGTTGAACCCTGTCGTCATCATAAATTTGGATCAGATAAATACTGGGCTTGTGTAGCAATACATTACACGACTACAATCTTTCACCCAGTTGGTACATGTAAAATGGGTACCAAGTACGATGATATGGCAGTTGTTGATGCTAGATTACGAGTGTACGGGGTGAGTCGTCTCAGAGTGGTGGATGCCTCGattatgccaaaaattgtcagaggAAATACCAACGCACCGGTTATAATGATCGCGGAAAAAGCATCCGATATGATCAAGGAAGACTGGGGAATGTCAACGTAG
- the LOC135832234 gene encoding glucose dehydrogenase [FAD, quinone]-like, protein MAHVLNILLKAIKTASKFAKGGKLMVIPAFLAALTYYNYDLYDPENQPINEKHLRPEYDFIVVGGGSAGAVVANRLSENPEWNVLLLEAGGHESELTDVPVLSLYLHKSKYDWKYRSQPMTTACQAMKDKRSCWTRGKVIGGSSVLNTMLYVRGNRRDFDYWAALGNRGWSYEEVLPYFMKSEDQRNPYLAKNTKYHATGGYLTVQDAPWNTPLGIAFLQAGEEMGYDITDINGVNQTGFALFQFTMRRGYRCSTSKAFLAPVRLRQNLHVALWSHVTKILIDQTTKRAYGVEFIRDGVKKVALAKREVILSAGAINSPQLLMLSGIGPAEHLQEHGIPVLRDSPGVGQNLMDHIAVGSLAFLIDYPISLVISRVVNIPSVMRYSLLGEGPMTSSIGLESVAFITTKYGNVTDDWPDIEFMLTSSSANSDGGTAAKKAHGLRDEFYEELFGDISNKDVFGVYPMMLRPKSRGYIKLRSKNPMQYPLMYANYLSHPDDVRVLREGVKASLAIGETTAMKRFGARFHARSVPGCKKYTPFTDEYWDCVVRQYTMTIYHMSGTAKMGPSSDTMAVVDPYLRVYGVQGLRVIDASIMPQITSGNINAPVIMIAEKGADMIKDYWNQLKVPGRVRKKRHFNHKYS, encoded by the exons ATGGCGCACGTACTGAATATACTCCTAAAAGCGATTAAAACAGCATCAAAATTTGCCAAGGGTGGGAAATTGATGGTTATACCCGCGTTCTTGGCCGCTTTGACGTACTACAATTATGATCTTTACGATCCGGAAAATCAGCCGATAAATGAAAAGCATCTTCGACCGGAATATGATTTCATCGTAGTCGGCGGTGGATCAGCAGGCGCCGTCGTAGCTAATCGATTGTCCGAAAATCCCGAGTGGAATGTTTTACTACTGGAAGCCGGTGGTCATGAATCCGAGTTGACAGATGTACCTGTACTCTCGTTGTACTTGCATAAAAGCAAGTACGATTGGAAGTACAGGTCGCAACCGATGACTACGGCATGTCAGGCGATGAAAGATAAGCGAAGCTGCTGGACTAGGGGTAAAGTAATAGGAGGATCTTCTGTTTTGAATACAATGCTGTATGTGAGAGGCAACAGGAGGGATTTCGATTACTGGGCAGCGCTTGGTAATCGTGGATGGAGCTACGAGGAAGTACTGCCCTATTTTATGAAATCTGAAGATCAGCGAAATCCATATTTGGCTAAGAATACCAAGTATCATGCTACAGGAGGCTATCTAACTGTTCAAGATGCTCCATGGAATACACCACTGG GAATTGCATTTCTACAAGCCGGCGAAGAGATGGGCTACGATATAACTGATATCAACGGTGTGAATCAAACCGGCTTCGCATTATTTCAGTTTACTATGAGACGAGGATACCGGTGCAGTACGTCCAAAGCTTTCCTTGCACCAGTCCGACTACGCCAAAATTTACATGTTGCTTTATGGAGTCACGTAACCAAAATTCTTATCGATCAAACCACTAAACGAGCCTACGGAGTAGAATTCATTCGAGATGGCGTGAAAAAAGTCGCATTAGCTAAACGCGAAGTCATCTTATCCGCTGGTGCAATAAATTCACCTCAACTGTTGATGCTCTCTG GAATTGGGCCAGCTGAACATTTGCAAGAGCATGGAATTCCTGTTTTACGTGATTCGCCCGGAGTAGGGCAAAATCTGATGGATCACATTGCTGTAGGTAGTTTAGCATTTTTGATTGATTATCCGATCAGTTTGGTGATCAGTCGAGTTGTGAATATACCATCTGTAATGCGATATTCATTGCTGGGCGAAGGTCCGATGACATCAAGCATAGGTTTAGAATCAGTCGCCTTCATCACCACCAAATATGGAAATGTAACAGATGACTGGCCTGATATCGAGTTTATGTTGACATCATCTAGTGCCAACTCTGATGGCGGAACGGCAGCTAAAAAAGCTCATGGATTACGAGATGAATTTTATGAAGAGCTTTTTGGTGACATAAGCAACAAAGATGTATTTGGCGTTTACCCTATGATGTTACGTCCCAAAAGCAGAGGATACATTAAATTACGTAGCAAAAATCCAATGCAATATCCTCTTATGTACGCTAACTATTTATCCCACCCAGATGACGTCCGTGTACTCAGGGAAGGTGTCAAAGCTTCTTTAGCCATTGGAGAAACCACAGCCATGAAAAGATTTGGCGCTCGTTTTCACGCCAGATCAGTACCAGGATGTAAAAAATATACCCCATTTACAGACGAATATTGGGACTGCGTTGTACGTCAATACACAATGACCATTTACCATATGTCTGGTACAGCAAAAATGGGTCCTTCCTCTGATACCATGGCTGTGGTTGATCCTTACTTAAGAGTGTACGGTGTGCAAGGTTTACGTGTCATTGATGCCTCCATAATGCCCCAAATTACTAGCGGTAATATCAATGCACCTGTGATCATGATTGCCGAAAAAGGCGCAGATATGATCAAGGATTACTGGAATCAATTAAAAGTACCTGGCAGAGTAAGAAAGAAACGACATTTTAATCATAAATACTCTTAA